One Tomitella gaofuii DNA segment encodes these proteins:
- a CDS encoding alpha/beta fold hydrolase — MSSLHMHRFGPPDDARRRSPDLLALHGLTGHGKRWENLARTWLPDLTVLAPDLRGHGRSPWAPPWTVDAQVRDLAAALREEDAEPLVVVGHSYGANIAVRLACAHPAAVRALVLLDPAIGLAPERARDIADAYLHSPDYPDAAEARADKLHGGWADVAPAVLDADIAEHLVASPFGGVTWRVSAPAMVAAWAEMALPAVTPPAVPTELVRATRVQPPFLADDVVDRWSAELGGLLTVHSVDCEHMVSQSHPELVAKLVRRTMDSES; from the coding sequence GTGAGCTCCCTGCATATGCACCGGTTCGGTCCGCCGGACGACGCGCGGCGACGCTCCCCCGACCTGCTCGCGCTGCACGGGCTCACCGGACACGGCAAGCGCTGGGAGAACCTGGCGCGCACGTGGCTGCCCGATCTCACCGTCCTGGCGCCGGATCTGCGCGGGCACGGCCGCTCCCCATGGGCTCCCCCCTGGACCGTCGACGCGCAGGTCCGGGACCTGGCCGCGGCGCTGCGTGAGGAGGACGCGGAGCCCCTCGTCGTCGTCGGACACTCCTACGGCGCGAACATCGCCGTGCGATTGGCATGCGCGCATCCGGCGGCCGTGCGCGCCCTGGTGCTGCTCGACCCGGCGATAGGGCTCGCACCGGAGAGGGCGCGCGACATCGCCGACGCCTACCTGCACTCGCCCGACTATCCGGATGCCGCCGAGGCGCGCGCCGACAAACTGCACGGCGGCTGGGCCGATGTCGCCCCCGCGGTGCTCGACGCGGACATCGCCGAGCACCTGGTCGCTTCGCCGTTCGGCGGCGTGACGTGGCGCGTCAGCGCTCCGGCGATGGTCGCCGCCTGGGCCGAGATGGCGTTGCCGGCAGTGACCCCGCCGGCCGTGCCCACGGAACTCGTCCGCGCCACCCGGGTGCAACCGCCCTTCTTGGCCGACGACGTGGTGGACCGCTGGAGCGCGGAGCTGGGCGGACTGCTCACGGTGCACTCCGTCGACTGCGAGCACATGGTGTCCCAGTCGCATCCCGAGCTCGTCGCGAAGCTGGTGCGCCGCACTATGGATTCGGAGTCCTGA
- a CDS encoding MGMT family protein, translated as MAVTTEEQVERVRELIAAIPRGKVCTYGAIAAAAGLSTPRTVAWILRVDGGGLPWQRVIRADGRPAPAMRLRQLPLLAQEGVPLIDGRVDMRSAFHEP; from the coding sequence GTGGCCGTCACCACCGAGGAACAGGTGGAACGGGTGCGCGAGCTCATCGCCGCGATACCGCGCGGGAAGGTCTGCACCTACGGTGCGATCGCCGCGGCCGCGGGGCTGTCGACGCCGCGCACCGTCGCCTGGATCCTGCGCGTGGACGGCGGCGGACTGCCCTGGCAGCGGGTGATCCGCGCGGACGGACGCCCCGCCCCCGCCATGCGCTTGCGCCAGCTGCCGCTGTTGGCGCAAGAGGGCGTCCCCCTCATCGACGGCCGCGTGGACATGCGGAGCGCGTTCCACGAACCCTGA